From the genome of Streptomyces sp. SID8374:
CTCGGCCTCGCCCCCGGAACCGCCCCCGACGGGACGGCCTGAGACCGAGCCCCTCCGCCGGTGTGCCTACCTGTCGCTGCCGGACAGACTCGGCTGCAACTCCCGTACCAGAGCGAACAGCCGGTCCTCGTTCCCCGTCAGCCCCGCGCCCCGCAGGGCGCGGTCGGCCTCCCGCATGGGTGATGTGAGCAGCGGCAGATACAGGGGTGCGTCGTCCGGGTCCGAGAGCGCGGCCCGGGTGGCCTCCAGCAGGCGGACATACGCCTGCGCCGCGGCGAGCTCGTCTTTGTCCATCTCAGCGTCTCCTGGTCAGAGGTGTCGGACCGTCAAGCATCTCGCACGGGTCTGACATCGCCTTTCCGATCCGCTACCGCACCCCGGCAACTCCCGCCGGTGGCTCAACCTCCAGATACCGCCGCCTGCGCGGACCCCGGTAGAGGAGCACGGTCCAGCCGTGCCGCCGCAGCACCTCGGCGCACCCGGCCAGCGCCTCCTCCTCGTGGTGCGCGGCGCCGCTGCCCGGCGGCCCCGCCCACTCGACCCGTACCGTCCCGGCCGACTCGCCCGTCCGCACCCGGTACCCGGCCGACACCCGCTGCCCCGACGCGTCCACGGCGGACGGAGCGGCTCCGGAGCTCTCCAAGGCCAACGCGACGGCCCGTACCGGCTGGTGAAGCTCCCAAGGGGCCGGCGTGGCCTCCGGATCACCGGCCCGCCCGTCACCGGTCAGACGGCGGATCTGGAGCAGCCCCTCGAAGGCGGTCCGCACCGAGGCGGCGCGCGCCTCGGCGGTCCCGGTGAACGGCGGCCCGTCCCCGGTCGCGGGCTCGAACCCCGCGCCCTCCTCGCTGCCCATACGTCCCCCTGTGCTCGGCCCCGGCGTACGTGGCCCAGTGTGCACCGGGGGAGTGACAACCGCCGGTGCCTCGAGAACCGGTGCCTCACAACCGGGCGGTGTCCGGCGCCAGGGTTCAGGCAGCTCCCCGGAGGTCCTCCTCCACGGCGGCCTTGAGGCGCCGGAGGGTGGTCCGGATGTTGCCGCGCTGGAACTGCGCGAAGGTCTTGCCCCTGGTCGCGACGCGATCGAACCCGTTGGCCAGGAAGTCGGGCCAGGAGCGCCGGTCGTCGGTCCAGGTCTCGGTCACCCGGGTCCCGCCGTCCACCGCTTCGAAGCGGTACTCCCAGGTCGCGATGGGTCCGCGGAGGCGTGGCCGCCGGACGCCGATGGCATGGACCCGGAAGGCGAAGCGCTCGCCCGGATCGGCCGCCGTCACGGTGCACCGGGTCGTCCAGCTCACGCCGCCGCGCTTGTTCCGGCCCTCGAAGACCATGCCCACATAGGCGTCGCGCCGCTCCCCCTGGACGGTCGCCCCCTTGTTCTCGGGGCTCCAACGGCCCATCGCCGTGGGGTCGCTGAGCCGTTCGTAGATCTGCGCGGGAGGGGCGTCGACGATGATGCTGTCCGCCACGGACATGGTGCGGGGCATGGCGCAACTCCTTCACCACGGTCGTCGTCGGGCCGTATCCGGGACCGGACGGACCGTGGCGCCGCATCCCGGCCCACACCTTACTCGCGAGTAGTAAACGTGGTGAACGTGCTGTGCCGGGAAGCTGTCCGGGCACCGGCACCACGCCCGCCCGTGGTGCCGCTCACCGTGTCCGCCGCTCGCGCCGGTTCGCCACCCTTACCCGTACGTCGGTCGGCAGGCCGCGTACGCCCGCGCAGCGCCGAGCGTCCGCGACCACGCCGTCGGCGACCCGGCGCACGACGTCCGCGGGCCGGGCCTCGGGTTCCACGACCAGCGTCACCGCCGCCCGCAGCGGCCGGCCCGCCAGGCGCACCCGGGCGTGCGCCACCCCGTCGACCGCGGCCGCCTGCGAGGTCATCGCCCGCTCCCACGCCCGCCGCCGCAGCGTCAGACCGGCGCCCCGCAGCCCCACCCACCTCGGCCCGGACGCCGACACCTGCGCGCCGAACCATCGGAGGAACAGCGCCAGTACGAGGGTGAGCGCCACGATCACGGCAGGCGTCCACCAGCCGTTCCCCCGCAGCCGGGCCAGTCCGCCGCGGTCCAGCAGCACCCCTTCGGCCGCGCGCCCGGACCACCAGCCCGGCACCTCACGCGCCACCCGGCCCAGCCCCGAACCGTCCCCGACGGCCAGCAGAGCTCCGCCGGCCAGGAGGGCGAGGCCGACCACCCCGAGCAGCCCCCGGTTCACCACGCCACGCCCGATCACCGGCACGCACCCCACACCCTCACGCCGTCATCGGCCACGGAACCAGCTGTCACGCCGCTATCCGTCACGTAGCTCATGCAGCTCACGCCTCTCCGCCGTCCCGAAGCCTGTGCCGGGGCCCGCCCTGAGACCCGTCCCGAGGATCTTCCCGAAGCTCATCCCGAGCCCCGCTCAGAGGCCGTTCCCGAGCCTCGTCCTGCGCTCCGTCCCCAGCCCGGTCCTGCGCCCCCGGCCCGCCCACGACCGGCTGCTTCTCCGCCGAAGCCAGTCCCGCCGGCTCCGGTTCCTGCCCCGGCACCGAGGCGAGCCACCCCGCCTGCCGCCGCACCCGCACCCGCAGCACGGGCGGACGGGCCAGGCCCAGCTCCAGCAGGCCCGCGCCCAACACCCGTACCGCCTCGGCGCGTACCTCCTCCGGGTCGCCGTATCCCACGGCGGCCCGCACCAGCGCCCGTCGGCGACGCACGCTCACCCGCGCCCGGACGATCCCAGGGACCCCGAGCGCCCGCTCCCGCAGGATCCGGGCCGCCGCCGTACGGTCCAGGGCCGCCCGTACCTCCGGGGCCGGCGCCGCCATCCGGAGCCGTCGCCGCAGCCCCGGCAGGAGCGCGCACCCCAGCAGCCAGAGACCCGCGAGCGCCGCGACCGCCCCACCGAGCCGTACCACCGAGTCCGCCGGACCGTGGGTCGCCGCCCAGTCGGCCACCGTCGTACGCCAGTGGGCGGGCGCTTCGCCGAACCGGACCGCGACCACGTCGACCAGCACCAGCCCGCACGCCACAGCCCCCACGGCAGCCAGCACCGCCGCGGGGACCCGGCGTTGCGACCTGATACGGGGCCCGGGGCGGCGGCCCTTCGCACCGTCCAGGCCCGGGGCCGCCTCCACAGCTTCCGGAACCACCGGCGCCGGGCCCACCG
Proteins encoded in this window:
- a CDS encoding SRPBCC family protein, yielding MPRTMSVADSIIVDAPPAQIYERLSDPTAMGRWSPENKGATVQGERRDAYVGMVFEGRNKRGGVSWTTRCTVTAADPGERFAFRVHAIGVRRPRLRGPIATWEYRFEAVDGGTRVTETWTDDRRSWPDFLANGFDRVATRGKTFAQFQRGNIRTTLRRLKAAVEEDLRGAA
- a CDS encoding DUF6286 domain-containing protein — protein: MTVPAAGRGTTTVAPRAVRRIAERAAAEALPDGGSVIRGSADVRGASARIAVGVRLPYPVRADEAAQRVRDRAETRTAALTGLAVPRTEIHVDALTVGPAPVVPEAVEAAPGLDGAKGRRPGPRIRSQRRVPAAVLAAVGAVACGLVLVDVVAVRFGEAPAHWRTTVADWAATHGPADSVVRLGGAVAALAGLWLLGCALLPGLRRRLRMAAPAPEVRAALDRTAAARILRERALGVPGIVRARVSVRRRRALVRAAVGYGDPEEVRAEAVRVLGAGLLELGLARPPVLRVRVRRQAGWLASVPGQEPEPAGLASAEKQPVVGGPGAQDRAGDGAQDEARERPLSGARDELREDPRDGSQGGPRHRLRDGGEA